A stretch of the Hydra vulgaris chromosome 09, alternate assembly HydraT2T_AEP genome encodes the following:
- the LOC124811140 gene encoding p53 and DNA damage-regulated protein 1 isoform X2 — translation MTKRNIKINYLCKKMSYSDPMLQSQITEITLRTITEIEELAEEIISDRAQIIDFDKKRCGNRQALRETKVNPKDKEWICIGNLFLKISQKQAIEMLKNDQNLIEKEIANVHNGLKPKLKKLHELEGLPSTDGFDLKSIKADA, via the coding sequence ataaattatctCTGCAAAAAAATGAGCTATTCAGACCCTATGCTGCAAAGTCAAATAACTGAAATCACGTTAAGGACAATAACTGAAATTGAAGAGTTAGCTGAAGAAATAATAAGTGATAGAGCACAAATaattgattttgataaaaaacgtTGTGGAAATCGACAAGCTTTGAGAGAAACAAAAGTAAATCCTAAGGATAAAGAATGGATTTGTATCGGAAACTTATTTCTCAAAATTTCCCAAAAACAAGCtattgaaatgttaaaaaatgatcaaaatctGATAGAAAAAGAAATAGCGAATGTTCATAATGGTTTAAagcctaaattaaaaaaacttcacgAATTAGAAGGTTTACCTAGTACAGATGGCTTTgacttaaaaagtataaaagcaGACGCTTAA